Proteins from one Trichoplusia ni isolate ovarian cell line Hi5 chromosome 9, tn1, whole genome shotgun sequence genomic window:
- the LOC113497714 gene encoding pancreatic lipase-related protein 3-like, producing MFLIVFIINFIYIGIRSTEADTECLAPPMECPNVNVTFWLYTKENEDNPYQVFALNSTSIEEAPWVKGAPVKILIHGYTGYRDFSPNTEIRPAYLKCCNYNIISIDYNPIAREPCYIEAARNTELVGKCTAQLIDQLVQKHDFNLSQFHVIGFSLGGQAAGFIGDYLTSGLLDRITGLDPALPLFVTTDPKKKIDKSDAKFVDVLHTNALEKGKLESSGTVDFYANGGITQPGCRTTREDTKSGCSHGRAPQYYAESINTEVGFYAAKCYSWITYMIGWCELFNSADDVLFGEHVPLDAKGLYFFRTNSEAPYARGTNNKDRRKRSLPSFVGQ from the exons gtatcCGTTCGACGGAAGCCGACACTGAATGCTTAGCTCCGCCAATGGAGTGTCCCAACGTAAACGTTACATTTTGGCTTTACACCAA GGAAAATGAAGACAATCCGTATCAAGTATTTGCTTTGAACTCAACATCCATTGAGGAGGCGCCATGGGTGAAAGGAGCGCCTGTTAAAATACTAATACACGGCTATACCGGATACAGGGATTTCTCTCCTAATACTGAAATCAGACcag ccTACTTGAAATGCTGCAACTACAACATCATATCTATAGATTACAACCCAATAGCACGGGAGCCATGCTACATAGAGGCTGCTCGCAACACCGAACTCGTCGGCAAATGTACTGCCCAGCTGATCGACCAACTAGTCCAGAAACATGACTTCAACCTGTCACAGTTCCACGTCATTGGCTTCAGTCTTGGAGGGCAGGCAGCTGGATTTATAGGAGATTATCTTACGTCTGGACTTTTAGATAGAATTACTG GTCTAGACCCAGCGCTACCTTTGTTTGTTACCACCGACCCTAAGAAGAAAATTGACAAATCCGATGCTAAGTTTGTGGATGTGCTGCATACTAACGCTCTGGAGAAGGGCAAGTTGGAATCCAGCGGTACTGTCGACTTTTACGCCAATGGCGGCATCACACAGCCAGGCTGTAGAACAACTAGAGAAGACA CTAAATCAGGTTGCAGCCACGGCAGAGCTCCCCAGTACTATGCAGAGTCCATAAACACTGAGGTCGGGTTCTACGCCGCCAAGTGTTACTCCTGGATCACTTACATGATCGGCTGGTGTGAGCTGTTTAACTCCGCTGATGATGTACTGTTTGGGGAACATGTGCCACTTGA cgCTAAAGGTTTATACTTCTTCAGAACCAATAGCGAGGCGCCGTATGCTCGGGGGACTAACAACAAGGATCGCAGAAAAAGAAGTTTACCTTCCTTCGTAggacaataa
- the LOC113497506 gene encoding uncharacterized protein LOC113497506 yields the protein MTNLFLIVVNSNQLSKITNESPSETIIKITINGRARRILAWIPALNSSLDSSFERLDILGSPVLLANPVGEVESNALSDVEQENTQVPLTPILNAVFLSPTQCN from the exons ATGACAAACCTTTTTTTGATTGTGGTAAATTCAAATCAGTTGTCAAAAATAACGAACGAGTCGCCGTCAGAAACTATTATCAAG ATCACAATTAACGGAAGAGCTAGACGAATATTGGCTTGGATTCCTGCACTAAATTCGTCACTAGACTCGTCATTTGAAAGGCTCGACATTCTAGGCAGCCCAGTTTTGCTAGCCAACCCAGTGGGTGAGGTAGAATCAAACGCCCTTTCTGATGTGGAACAAGAAAATACTCAAGTGCCCCTCACACCAATTCTGAACGCCGTATTTCTGAGCCCTACGCAATGCAACTAA